One Vigna unguiculata cultivar IT97K-499-35 chromosome 11, ASM411807v1, whole genome shotgun sequence DNA window includes the following coding sequences:
- the LOC114170141 gene encoding uncharacterized protein LOC114170141, producing the protein MPLTSIKSLNGTNFEDWKESLDLYLAITNMDFSLREVEPSALTPESTSVQRASREKWEHSNRVCLMVMRYTMEKSIRQSIPDNDNAKDFMRSVGEKFKTFDKAQKGQYLSLLEKTKYDGVSGVREHMTKLGQYYNKLKSLKVELGDSYLILQVMESLPS; encoded by the coding sequence ATGCCATTGACTTCAATCAAAAGTTTAAATGGGACAAATTTTGAGGACTGGAAAGAATCTTTGGATTTATATCTAGCAATTACCAACATGGATTTTTCTTTGAGAGAAGTAGAACCTTCAGCTCTTACGCCTGAGTCCACTAGTGTCCAGAGAGCTTCTCGTGAAAAATGGGAACACTCGAACAGGGTGTGCCTAATGGTGATGAGATATACCATGGAGAAGTCTATTCGACAAAGCATTCCGGATAATGACAATGCTAAAGATTTTATGAGATCAGTTGGTGAGAAGTTTAAGACTTTTGACAAAGCTCAAAAGGGTCAATATTTGTCACTTCTTGAGAAGACCAAATATGATGGTGTAAGTGGTGTTCGTGAGCATATGACGAAGCTTGGGCAATATTATAACAAACTCAAATCTCTAAAGGTAGAGCTTGGTGATAGTTACTTGATTTTGCAGGTTATGGAATCTCTTCCTTCTTAG